The following coding sequences lie in one Panicum virgatum strain AP13 chromosome 6N, P.virgatum_v5, whole genome shotgun sequence genomic window:
- the LOC120680255 gene encoding ethylene-responsive transcription factor ERF109-like — protein sequence MTNRIFSAMAGDQAYMIRFDGHFDDPTPSSAGAEPLAMPQPPPFAGRVISPEQEHQVIVAALLHVVSGYTTAPPEIFPPAAAACRVCGMERCLGCEFFGAEGAAAIALDGAASNVAGAPGAAAAAGQRRRRKKKNKYRGVRQRPWGKWAAEIRDPHRAVRKWLGTFDTAEEAAKAYDRAAIEFRGPRAKLNFPFPEPPAGHDEASNGDASAAAKSSDNTLSLSPSLCSGDAEERGQPAEWPLGGQETGEQLWEGLQDLMRLDEAELWFPPTSNAWN from the coding sequence ATGACCAACCGCATCTTCTCCGCCATGGCAGGGGACCAAGCGTACATGATCCGATTCGACGGCCACTTCGACGACCccacgccgagctccgccggcgcGGAGCCGCTGGCGatgccacagccgccgccgttCGCGGGGCGGGTGATCTCCCCCGAGCAGGAGCACCAGGTCATTGTCGCCGCCCTGCTGCACGTCGTCTCCGGGTacaccaccgcgccgccggagatcttcccgcccgccgccgcggcgtgccgGGTGTGCGGGATGGAGCGGTGCCTCGGCTGCGAGTTTTTCGGGGCAGAGGGCGCCGCGGCGATCGCATTGGACGGCGCGGCGAGTAATGTGGCCGGCgcgccgggcgcggcggcggcggcagggcagaggaggcggcggaagaagaagaacaagtacCGCGGCGTGCGCCAGCGGCCATGGGGGAAGTGGGCGGCGGAGATCCGCGACCCGCACCGCGCGGTGCGCAAGTGGCTCGGGACGTTCGACACCGCCGAGGAGGCCGCCAAGGCCTACGACCGCGCCGCCATCGAGTTCCGCGGCCCGCGCGCCAAGCTCAACTTCCCGTTCCCGGAGCCGCCCGCGGGCCACGACGAGGCCAGCAACGGCGACGCGAGCGCGGCCGCCAAGTCCTCGGACAACACGCTGTCGCTGTCGCCGTCGCTCTGCAGCGGGGACGCCGAGGAGCGGGGGCAGCCGGCGGAGTGGCCGCTGGGCGGGCAGGAAACAGGGGAGCAGCTCTGGGAAGGCCTCCAGGACCTGATGAGGCTGGACGAAGCCGAGCTCTGGTTCCCGCCAACTTCGAACGCTTGGAATTGA